A part of Rhinatrema bivittatum chromosome 16, aRhiBiv1.1, whole genome shotgun sequence genomic DNA contains:
- the LOC115078531 gene encoding olfactory receptor 1509-like: protein MEIGNETIVTQFKLIGFSSTPELQIVFFVAFLIVYLLTIGANLLIMVTIYMDSHLHSPMYFFLSNLSFLDLCLSTVVIPKSLLNFVSQSKTISFNECIVQLFFLHFFGGAECFHLTLMAYDRYVAICSPLHYTTIMSRRSCLQLVVSTWIGGFLHSFTQAFLTVQLPFCGPREINHFFCDVHPVSVLACSSTFINEILVMANNGTIVLGCFLVVFISYLYILFTILKIHSAQGRHKAFSTCASHLLVVILIFGPCVFIYMRPSVTFSMDKMVSMFYTILTPLLNPIIYTLRNEKVKRGMKKVKDRTVCFQWLFIP, encoded by the coding sequence ATGGAAATCGGGAATGAGACCATTGTCACACAATTCAAACTAATAGGATTTTCCAGCACTCCAGAGTTACAGATAGTATTCTTTGTGGCATTTCTAATTGTGTACCTGCTCACCATAGGAGCGAATCTTCTTATTATGGTAACCATATATATGGACTCTCATCTGCACtcccccatgtacttcttcctcagcaaCTTATCCTTCTTAGATTTATGCCTTTCAACAGTGGTTATCCCCAAATCCCTCCTTAATTTTGTCTCGCAGAGCAAAACCATCTCTTTCAATGAATGCATTGTCCAGCTATTTTTCTTGCATTTCTTTGGGGGTGCAGAATGCTTTCACCTGACCCTGATGGCCTATGATCGCTATGTTGCCATCTGCAGTCCTTTGCATTATACCACCATAATGAGCAGAAGATCATGTCTCCAGCTGGTGGTCTCTACCTGGATAGGCGGTTTCCTCCATTCCTTCACTCAGGCATTTTTAACAGTTCAATTACCGTTTTGTGGTCCCAGAGAGATCAATCATTTCTTTTGCGATGTCCATCCAGTATCTGTATTGGCTTGCTCTAGTACATTTATTAATGAAATCTTGGTTATGGCCAATAATGGAACGATAGTTCTAGGTTGTTTCTTGGTGGTGTTCATATCTTACCTATATATCCTCTTtaccattttaaaaattcactcagCACAAGGAAGACACAAAGCTTTCTCAACATGTGCCTCCCATCTTCTTGTGGTCATTTTAATCTTTGGACCCTGTGTATTCATTTACATGAGACCCTCAGTGACATTTTCCATGGACAAAATGGTCTCCATGTTTTATACAATCCTCACCCCTTTGTTAAATCCCATCATATACACCCTGAGAAATGAGAAGGTGAAAAGAGGCATGAAGAAAGTGAAAGACAGGACTGTGTGTTTTCAGTGGTTATTTATTCCCTGA